A stretch of the Nicotiana tabacum cultivar K326 chromosome 6, ASM71507v2, whole genome shotgun sequence genome encodes the following:
- the LOC107814090 gene encoding delta(12)-fatty-acid desaturase FAD2 has translation MGAGGRMSVPSEGKKSQSDVFQRVPHSKPPFTVGEIKKAIPPHCFKRSVLNSFSYVVYDLTIAFLLYYAATNYFHLLPYNLSYIAWPLYWICQGCNLTGVWVIAHECGHHAFSDYQWLDDTVGLVLHSALLVPYFSWKYSHRRHHSNTGSMDRDEVFVPKVKSGISWFSTYLNNPPGRILILLVQLTLGWPLYLMFNVSGRPYDRFACHFDPNSPIYTDRERLQIFVSDAGIFAVLFGLYHLAAAKGLAWVVCVYGCPLLIVNGFLVLITYLQHTHPSLPHYDSSEWDWLRGALATVDRDYGILNKVFHNITDTHVAHHLFSTMPHYHAMEATKAIKPILGDYYQFDGTSIWKAMYREARECVYVEPDEGDQNKGVFWYKNKLH, from the coding sequence ATGGGTGCTGGAGGTCGAATGTCTGTTCCATCTGAGGGCAAGAAGTCCCAGTCTGATGTCTTCCAAAGAGTACCCCATTCGAAACCACCCTTCACTGTTGGTGAGATCAAGAAAGCCATCCCACCCCATTGTTTCAAGCGATCTGTCCTAAACTCTTTCTCCTATGTTGTTTATGACCTTACAATAGCCTTTCTCCTCTACTATGCCGCGACCAACTATTTCCATCTCCTTCCTTACAATCTCTCATACATAGCTTGGCCGCTTTACTGGATCTGCCAAGGCTGTAATCTAACAGGAGTTTGGGTCATTGCCCATGAATGTGGTCACCATGCCTTCAGCGACTATCAATGGCTTGATGATACTGTTGGCCTTGTCCTACATTCCGCTCTCCTTGTCCCCTATTTCTCTTGGAAATACAGTCATCGCCGCCACCATTCTAATACAGGTTCTATGGATCGCGATGAAGTATTTGTACCAAAGGTGAAGTCGGGTATTAGTTGGTTCTCCACTTATCTTAACAATCCACCAGGCAGAATCCTTATACTTCTTGTTCAGCTCACTCTAGGCTGGCCTCTATACTTGATGTTCAATGTTTCAGGCCGACCCTATGACCGGTTCGCTTGCCACTTTGATCCTAATAGCCCTATCTACACAGATCGTGAGCGCCTTCAGATCTTTGTTTCTGATGCTGGTATTTTTGCTGTACTCTTTGGACTTTACCATCTTGCGGCAGCAAAAGGACTTGCTTGGGTTGTCTGTGTTTATGGATGTCCATTGCTCATTGTCAACGGATTCCTCGTATTGATCACATATTTGCAGCACACACACCCTTCATTGCCTCATTACGACTCATCCGAATGGGACTGGTTGAGGGGTGCTCTTGCCACAGTTGACAGAGACTATGGCATTCTCAACAAGGTATTCCACAACATCACAGACACTCATGTTGCACATCATCTGTTCTCAACCATGCCACATTATCATGCAATGGAAGCTACAAAGGCGATAAAACCAATATTAGGCGACTACTATCAATTTGATGGGACGTCGATTTGGAAGGCCATGTATAGAGAAGCAAGGGAATGTGTTTACGTTGAGCCAGATGAAGGTGACCAAAACAAGGGTGTCTTTTGGTATAAAAACAAGCTTCATTAG